One Mycoplasmopsis bovigenitalium genomic window, TTTCAAGACCCTCATGCTTCGCTTAATGGTCAGAAAAATATTTATTCAACATTAAAAGAACCCTTAATTGTCAATGGAATAATCAAAAATAAAATAAATGATATTTTCAAAGACTGAGTTGATATTAAAGAAATGTACTTTTACACATTTCAAAAGAAATATCAATCACTTGAATTGCAAAATTTAAAATCAATTAATGAGTTAGCTAAAGATTTTTTCCCTTACTGACTAGCTAAATTACAAAATTACAAAATTGATGATTCAATTTCTTTAGAAGATAATTTCAATGCTTATTTTGGCTATCTTGAACAAAAACAAACGATGGAAAGTCAAATTGTAAGTAATTTATACTCAAATACTGATGAATTAATGAGTTTTTACTATGAAAAACAAAGTGATTTTAGAAATAGTAATCTAGAATTAGATGAAAGCGAATTAAAAGCTGCAAAAGATGAATATTTAAAGACTTTAAAATTATCGAAAATGTCTTTAAAACAATACAATTCAATCAAAAATATATCAATATGAAAACAAGAAATATCTGATATTAAAAAAGCTTTTAAAGAAGAAAAAAATACAGTTGTCAATACTTTTAACAACTTTATCGATGAATTCAAAAAAGATTCAATAATTTATCGAAATGCTAAATTACTATCAACAAATTTAGACATTTATACACACAATCTAAAAAATCAACTTTTAACAAAAAAACTAAGATCACTTGTTAAAGAGTTGAAAGGTCATTTGTTATCACTAAAATATACCCAAGCTCGTGAATTAATTAGTGAAATTCAATCTTATTCAAAAGATTTCTTCACTAAATACTTACAAGAATTAAAATATTCTCCAGAATTAAAAAATACAATATTAACATTAATTAATGAAAAATTTGTTTTTGATCCATCAAAATGAAATGAATTAAATAAGAAAAATTTTGACCAATATATTGACCAAATCAATTCATTACGTAAAAAAATTGACAAGAACTCAAAAGGCTTTGATAAACATAAAAAATCTGCTACTCTACAAGATGTTGAGATTGCAAAAGAAAAATATGAAAAAGCAAAAATAGTCAACAAACAAATGCTTGATGAGTATGTAATTCTACATAAAAAAGAATTCGCACAACTTTTATCTGAGGTTGAAATTGAACGTAAAGAATATTTAGGATTAAAAGATATTCAAAGTGAAACAAATGCGCTTGTTGAACAAGCACACAAGAAATTCATTGCACATTTACAAGAGAATTTAAAACAGTTAATTCAATCAAAAGCAGACAAGACTTCAATAAGTGAATACTCAAAATTAATAAAAATTTATGAATCAAAATATAAATCTAAATTATTAACTTTAAAATCATTTGAAATTGAAGTTAAATATTTAAATAAAGATATCAAAGCTATTAAAGTATTGCTTGGTATTGATACTGAAAATGCAGTTGATTCAAAAATAATTAAATTTTTCAAGAAAATTTCAGGCAATATTATTGCCAAAATATTAATTTCAAATCTATTAATAAAAACTTCGATATATAAATCACTTGAAGATGTTGGTCTATTAAAACAATTTGCATACCGTTATCCTCATGAATTTAGTGGTGGTCAACGTCAAAGAATTGTTATTGCTCGTGCTCTAATAACTGAACCTAAAGTTATCGTTGCTGATGAACCTATTGCTTCATTAGACATTTCAATTCAAGCTCAAGTTGTGAACCTTCTAAAAGACCTTTGTGAGAAGAAAAATATTGGCATGATTTTTATCGCACATGACTTATCAATGATTGAATACAT contains:
- a CDS encoding ATP-binding cassette domain-containing protein, producing MKTNKPILEIQSLKKYFSNAGIVNKAVDDISFSVNKGEIVGLIGESGSGKTTVGRSLMRLYEDFNGFVTLDGKVISGRRISRSRTKFLRKNIQMIFQDPHASLNGQKNIYSTLKEPLIVNGIIKNKINDIFKDWVDIKEMYFYTFQKKYQSLELQNLKSINELAKDFFPYWLAKLQNYKIDDSISLEDNFNAYFGYLEQKQTMESQIVSNLYSNTDELMSFYYEKQSDFRNSNLELDESELKAAKDEYLKTLKLSKMSLKQYNSIKNISIWKQEISDIKKAFKEEKNTVVNTFNNFIDEFKKDSIIYRNAKLLSTNLDIYTHNLKNQLLTKKLRSLVKELKGHLLSLKYTQARELISEIQSYSKDFFTKYLQELKYSPELKNTILTLINEKFVFDPSKWNELNKKNFDQYIDQINSLRKKIDKNSKGFDKHKKSATLQDVEIAKEKYEKAKIVNKQMLDEYVILHKKEFAQLLSEVEIERKEYLGLKDIQSETNALVEQAHKKFIAHLQENLKQLIQSKADKTSISEYSKLIKIYESKYKSKLLTLKSFEIEVKYLNKDIKAIKVLLGIDTENAVDSKIIKFFKKISGNIIAKILISNLLIKTSIYKSLEDVGLLKQFAYRYPHEFSGGQRQRIVIARALITEPKVIVADEPIASLDISIQAQVVNLLKDLCEKKNIGMIFIAHDLSMIEYIANRVQIMHYGKIVESGDTQKVYSKPIHPYTINLFKAIPKISNANEKFENISFELDYFKGQAYPNIPELFKVEENHFIYGTQEQAAEWSKPFGLTVKR